From a region of the Fischerella sp. JS2 genome:
- a CDS encoding helicase-related protein: MPRIFDNIDLQLLPILRETLKVSYRADFCVGYFNLRGWRKIDDLIEQYVGSEKACCRLLIGMQSRESDEVHAAFTLSSGDGRIDNSAIARLKKRMAAEFRKQLTIGAPTNQDEAGLRRLSQQLKTKKLIIKLFLRHPLHAKLYLIHRQDPNAPIVGFLGSSNLTLPGLAKQGELNVDILDHDAGNKLQKWFDDRWQEYGCVDISKELAEIIDESWAREELIPLYHIYLKIAYHLSGEAIAGLSEFRIPREFNNLFDFQKAAVQLAARHVTRRGGVLVGDVVGLGKTLVGTALAKILQEDCFLETLIISPKNLVQMWQEYVDKYRLYAKVLPINKVQNQLPELRRYRVVLIDESHNLRNREGKRYRAIAEYITANESKCILLSATPYNKTYLDLSSQLRLFVPEDQDLGFRPEALINELGELEFIRRHQCSVRSLAAFEKSEHPDDWRELMKRYMVRRTRSFIKDNYAHTDATGRKYLEFSDGSRSYFPDRIPRTVKFTLEGSDTDVYSRLYSESIVEIINQLNLPRYGLGNYVVNKYKQSPTETEQRQLHALFRGGRRLMGFSRTNLFKRLESSGIAFIQSIERHILRNFIYLYALEQGLDIPIGTQEAELLNTSNNDEDADSIVATLFDTETEDDVDESSVQEETEAENLTEKSFRQKAESIYTLYATRYKRRFKWLRSTLFDIKRLKRDLLADAKALINVLQHWGKWNCQEDKKFAALVELLTKTHPKDKILVFTQFADTVRYLTENLQATNITHVAGVTGQSKDPTELTGRFSPMSNGKRDRITPSQELRILIATDVLSEGHNLQDCAIIINWDLPWAIIRLIQRAGRVDRIGQNAEKILCYSFLPAEGVERIINLRGRLRQRLQENAEVVGTDEAFFEDDSTQVILDLYNEKSGILDGEEDTEVDLTSEAFQIWKKATDDNPALKKMIEEMPNVVYSTRGHTPQPMQPEGVLLYMKTTEGNDSLIYVDREGNSVTQSQLAILKIVACEETTPAIPKDKQHHELVKKGAELIAEEEKNAGGQLGRPSGARFRTYERLKSYVREMKGTLFVTQELEKAIDDIYRYPLRQSAIDTLNRQIRSGISNQQLAELVVALRMDDRLCIVSEELEKREPQIICSLGLFQE; encoded by the coding sequence ATGCCACGCATTTTTGACAACATAGATTTGCAACTGCTACCGATTTTGCGAGAGACTCTCAAAGTTTCTTATCGGGCAGATTTTTGCGTTGGCTACTTCAATCTTAGAGGTTGGCGAAAAATAGATGATTTGATTGAACAGTATGTTGGCAGCGAAAAAGCTTGTTGTCGTTTGCTGATTGGGATGCAAAGTCGTGAGAGTGATGAAGTCCATGCAGCTTTCACTCTTAGTAGTGGTGACGGGCGGATTGATAATAGTGCGATCGCCCGGCTGAAAAAACGGATGGCGGCTGAATTTCGCAAGCAGTTAACTATCGGTGCGCCTACGAATCAAGATGAAGCAGGGTTGCGGCGGTTAAGTCAGCAGCTAAAAACGAAGAAACTAATTATTAAACTGTTTCTGCGTCACCCCCTCCATGCTAAGTTGTACCTTATACACCGACAAGATCCAAATGCACCAATAGTCGGATTTTTGGGTAGTAGTAACCTGACTTTGCCGGGACTGGCGAAACAAGGGGAATTAAATGTAGATATTTTAGACCACGATGCTGGCAACAAACTGCAAAAATGGTTTGATGACCGTTGGCAAGAATACGGTTGTGTAGATATTTCCAAAGAACTAGCGGAAATTATTGATGAGAGTTGGGCAAGGGAAGAATTAATCCCGCTTTACCACATTTACCTAAAGATTGCTTATCATTTATCTGGTGAGGCGATCGCTGGACTTTCAGAATTCCGCATTCCCCGTGAATTTAACAATTTGTTTGATTTCCAAAAAGCAGCAGTACAGCTAGCAGCGCGGCATGTGACCAGACGTGGTGGTGTGTTGGTGGGGGATGTGGTTGGTTTAGGTAAAACCTTAGTGGGAACTGCCCTTGCCAAAATCTTACAGGAAGATTGTTTTTTAGAAACATTGATTATTTCCCCCAAGAACTTGGTGCAAATGTGGCAGGAATATGTTGATAAATATCGGCTTTATGCCAAAGTGTTGCCGATTAATAAAGTGCAGAATCAGTTACCAGAATTACGCCGCTACCGAGTTGTGTTAATAGATGAAAGTCACAATTTACGTAATCGGGAAGGGAAAAGATATAGAGCGATCGCAGAATATATTACTGCCAACGAAAGTAAATGTATTTTACTTTCTGCTACACCTTACAATAAAACCTATCTTGATCTTTCTTCCCAATTAAGATTATTTGTGCCAGAAGACCAAGATTTAGGCTTTCGACCAGAAGCTTTAATCAATGAACTTGGAGAATTAGAGTTTATTAGAAGACATCAATGTTCTGTACGTTCTTTAGCGGCTTTTGAAAAAAGCGAACATCCCGACGACTGGCGAGAATTGATGAAACGCTACATGGTGCGGCGAACGCGATCGTTTATTAAAGATAATTATGCCCACACAGATGCCACTGGACGTAAATATTTAGAATTTTCTGATGGCAGTCGTTCTTATTTTCCAGACCGCATTCCTCGTACTGTCAAGTTTACTTTAGAAGGATCTGATACTGACGTTTATTCTCGCCTTTATTCTGAGTCAATAGTAGAGATAATTAATCAACTTAATCTACCTCGTTATGGGTTAGGAAATTACGTTGTCAATAAATACAAACAATCACCCACAGAAACTGAACAACGCCAGCTTCATGCATTATTTCGGGGTGGACGTAGATTGATGGGATTTTCTCGCACCAATTTATTTAAACGTTTAGAAAGTAGTGGAATTGCTTTTATCCAATCAATTGAACGCCATATTTTACGGAATTTTATTTATTTATATGCCCTAGAACAGGGACTTGATATTCCTATTGGTACTCAGGAGGCTGAGTTATTAAATACAAGTAATAACGATGAAGATGCTGATTCGATTGTAGCAACTTTGTTTGATACAGAAACTGAAGATGATGTTGATGAATCCTCTGTACAAGAGGAAACAGAGGCAGAAAACTTAACAGAAAAAAGTTTTCGACAAAAAGCAGAGTCAATTTACACTCTCTATGCAACCCGATATAAACGGCGATTTAAGTGGTTGCGTTCTACACTATTTGATATTAAAAGATTAAAACGGGATTTATTGGCAGATGCTAAAGCACTAATCAATGTGTTGCAACACTGGGGTAAGTGGAATTGTCAAGAAGATAAAAAGTTTGCCGCTTTGGTCGAATTACTAACAAAAACTCATCCAAAAGATAAGATACTAGTTTTTACCCAGTTTGCCGATACAGTACGTTATCTAACTGAGAATTTACAGGCAACAAATATTACTCATGTAGCAGGGGTAACAGGTCAATCAAAAGACCCTACGGAACTGACGGGAAGGTTTAGTCCTATGAGTAATGGAAAACGCGATCGCATCACCCCTTCTCAAGAATTACGTATCTTAATTGCTACCGATGTTCTCAGTGAAGGCCATAATCTGCAAGACTGTGCAATTATCATCAATTGGGATTTACCCTGGGCTATTATTAGGCTGATCCAAAGGGCGGGACGGGTAGACCGGATTGGACAAAATGCCGAAAAAATTCTCTGTTATTCTTTCTTACCAGCAGAGGGAGTAGAACGCATTATTAATTTGCGGGGACGATTGCGCCAGCGACTACAAGAAAATGCGGAGGTGGTGGGAACTGATGAAGCATTTTTTGAAGATGATTCTACTCAAGTAATTCTCGACCTCTACAATGAAAAATCTGGGATTTTGGATGGCGAAGAGGATACTGAAGTAGACTTAACTTCAGAAGCATTTCAAATTTGGAAAAAAGCCACAGATGATAATCCTGCTTTGAAAAAGATGATTGAGGAAATGCCAAATGTGGTTTATTCTACTCGCGGCCATACTCCCCAACCTATGCAACCAGAGGGGGTACTGCTTTATATGAAAACCACTGAGGGTAATGATTCTTTAATTTATGTTGATCGCGAAGGAAATAGTGTCACTCAGTCGCAATTAGCAATTTTAAAAATAGTGGCGTGTGAAGAAACTACCCCTGCCATTCCCAAAGACAAACAGCATCACGAGTTAGTTAAAAAAGGTGCTGAACTGATTGCTGAGGAAGAAAAAAATGCAGGCGGTCAGTTGGGAAGACCATCAGGTGCAAGATTCCGCACTTATGAACGATTAAAAAGTTATGTTCGCGAAATGAAAGGGACATTATTTGTTACTCAAGAATTGGAAAAAGCAATTGATGATATTTATCGTTACCCGTTACGACAGTCAGCCATTGATACTTTAAATCGGCAAATCAGAAGCGGCATTAGTAATCAGCAATTGGCAGAATTAGTAGTAGCCCTGCGGATGGATGACCGTTTGTGTATTGTCAGTGAAGAACTAGAGAAACGAGAACCTCAAATTATTTGTTCGCTGGGATTATTTCAGGAGTAG
- a CDS encoding Eco57I restriction-modification methylase domain-containing protein: protein MALNFQRTRDLLYNFQFEDLFIEELGWSQPTRKKPVLLEIEDKTYEYQPIAESSGVGVFEVTAADGAIPEAKIRAAIHQEITKLKAENLLIFIGNQRTRSLWYWVKRERRDAINRVFTVRDHLYVKGQPGDLFLSKLGSLVIDITELEDNSLSVVKIAYRLQKAFDVERVTKQFYKEFQEQHQQFLGYVKGINNPHDRRWYTSVLLNRMMFVYFLQRKRFIDNGDLNYLQNKLEESKQRGENRFYSEFLKALFFESFAKPESDRDASVQALVGNIKYLNGGLFLKHRIEQEYDIAIADEAFEQVLDLFAGYSWNLDDTPEGKDDEINPDVLGYIFEKYINQKAFGAYYTRPQITEYLCDRTIHKLIVDRVNDSISDKYKQFEDINELFLKLDANICRLLIKDILPNLSILDPACGSGAFLIAGLKTLIQVYSAVIGTIDLMGDANLKKELEDTRKLHKSLSYYIKKRIVTDNLYGVDIMEEATEIAKLRLFLALVSSAHDVEELEPLPNIDFNIMAGNSLIGLIRVDETAFDMVGNTKQGNLLQALAAANYKAILEDKNKSIELYKKHAFIPGEEKLAGGDEGTHQDTRLLNLRRHIEKLNQESQEKLNLLLLDEFSQRLGIKYEEVQLNGKSKKRVLTAKDITALKPFHWGYHFDKVLERGGFDAIITNPPWEIFKPNAKEFFAEYSNLVMKKKMDIKAFEEEQKKLLNDHEIATAWLEYQSQFPHVSAYYRSAEQYKNQISIVKGKKAGTDINLYKIFIEQSFNLLRNGGLCGIIVPSGIYTDLGAKQLREMLFSQTKIDTLFGLSNERFIFDAVDHRFKFSLLTFEKGRVTNTFPAAFRINPREAIRVEQLEKFFKNKDEQVHISVPLVWRLSPDSLSVMEFKNESDIRIAEKMLKFPLLGERIDGKWNLRLSAEFHMTNDSHLFNQQPGKGRLPLYEGKMIHQFTHQFAEPRYWVDEQEARKALLGRNESDKGQKFDYQFYRLAFRSVASSTNERSLIASIIPKSVFCGNSLLISLRFSEDNQISLNNLEMLFSAAVFNSYVIDYYLRQKVTTNLNMFFVYQLPVPRLTEADRYFCDIVQRAAKLICTTPEFDELAQEVGLGSHKNGVTDESTRAKLRAELDGIIAHLYGFTEAEFTYILSTFPIVPEQVKQDALAAYRTFAPLSGDAEIVTLIQPQRTQEFHKPS, encoded by the coding sequence ATAGCACTGAATTTTCAACGTACACGGGATTTACTCTATAATTTTCAATTTGAGGATTTGTTTATAGAGGAGTTAGGTTGGTCACAACCGACACGTAAAAAGCCTGTTCTGTTGGAGATTGAGGACAAGACCTATGAATACCAGCCTATTGCTGAGAGTTCTGGTGTAGGTGTTTTTGAAGTGACCGCAGCAGATGGTGCTATTCCAGAAGCGAAAATTCGCGCTGCTATTCACCAAGAGATTACTAAATTAAAAGCTGAAAATCTGCTGATTTTTATTGGGAATCAACGTACTCGCAGTCTTTGGTATTGGGTAAAGCGAGAACGTAGAGACGCGATTAATCGCGTCTTTACAGTTCGTGACCATTTGTATGTAAAGGGTCAACCGGGAGATTTATTTTTAAGTAAGCTTGGTTCTCTCGTTATTGATATCACTGAACTGGAGGATAATAGTTTATCAGTTGTCAAAATTGCTTATCGACTGCAAAAGGCTTTTGATGTTGAGCGGGTTACTAAACAGTTTTATAAGGAATTTCAAGAGCAGCATCAGCAGTTTTTAGGGTATGTTAAAGGGATTAATAATCCTCATGACCGACGTTGGTATACTTCGGTGCTTCTCAATCGGATGATGTTTGTTTATTTTCTCCAACGGAAGAGATTTATTGATAATGGTGATTTAAATTATCTGCAAAATAAACTTGAAGAAAGTAAGCAGCGAGGCGAAAATCGCTTTTATAGTGAATTTCTCAAAGCGTTATTTTTTGAGAGTTTTGCTAAACCAGAGTCTGACCGGGATGCATCTGTACAAGCATTGGTAGGAAATATTAAATATCTCAATGGGGGATTATTTTTAAAGCATAGAATTGAGCAAGAATATGATATTGCTATAGCCGATGAGGCGTTTGAACAAGTTCTAGATTTATTTGCTGGTTATTCTTGGAACTTGGATGATACGCCAGAGGGAAAGGATGATGAAATTAACCCCGATGTGTTGGGTTATATTTTTGAAAAATATATTAACCAAAAGGCTTTTGGTGCTTACTATACCAGACCGCAGATTACTGAATATCTTTGTGATAGAACGATTCACAAGTTAATAGTTGACCGTGTAAATGATTCTATTTCAGACAAGTATAAACAATTTGAGGATATTAACGAACTGTTCCTCAAATTAGATGCTAATATCTGTCGTCTACTGATTAAAGATATTCTCCCCAATTTATCAATTCTTGACCCGGCTTGCGGTTCAGGTGCATTTCTCATCGCTGGATTAAAAACACTAATTCAAGTGTATAGTGCGGTGATTGGCACTATTGATTTAATGGGAGATGCAAATTTAAAAAAGGAACTTGAAGACACAAGAAAATTACATAAGTCATTATCTTATTACATTAAAAAGCGAATTGTAACTGACAACCTTTATGGTGTTGACATTATGGAGGAAGCGACAGAAATTGCTAAATTACGTCTTTTCTTGGCGTTGGTTTCTTCTGCTCATGATGTTGAGGAATTAGAACCGCTACCTAATATTGATTTTAATATTATGGCGGGGAATTCGCTGATTGGGTTGATACGAGTAGATGAAACTGCATTTGATATGGTAGGGAATACCAAACAAGGGAATTTATTACAGGCGCTAGCTGCTGCTAATTACAAGGCTATTTTAGAAGATAAAAATAAGTCGATTGAACTTTACAAGAAACACGCTTTTATTCCTGGTGAGGAAAAGTTAGCTGGTGGTGATGAGGGAACCCATCAAGATACAAGGTTGTTAAATCTGCGGCGACATATTGAAAAACTCAACCAGGAATCACAAGAAAAGTTAAACCTTTTGTTGTTGGATGAGTTTAGTCAGCGTTTAGGTATTAAATATGAGGAAGTGCAGTTAAATGGTAAGTCAAAGAAGCGTGTTTTGACTGCTAAAGATATTACTGCTTTGAAGCCTTTTCACTGGGGTTATCACTTTGACAAGGTGTTAGAACGGGGTGGTTTTGATGCGATTATCACTAATCCACCTTGGGAAATATTCAAACCTAATGCTAAAGAGTTCTTTGCCGAGTATAGCAACTTGGTTATGAAGAAAAAAATGGATATTAAGGCTTTTGAAGAAGAGCAGAAAAAACTATTAAATGACCATGAAATTGCTACTGCTTGGCTAGAATATCAAAGTCAATTTCCTCATGTTAGTGCTTACTATCGTTCAGCAGAACAGTATAAAAATCAGATTTCCATTGTTAAGGGTAAGAAAGCAGGTACGGATATTAATCTCTACAAAATTTTTATAGAACAGTCTTTTAATCTGCTACGTAATGGTGGACTATGTGGAATTATTGTGCCATCAGGTATTTACACAGACCTGGGTGCAAAGCAGCTACGAGAAATGCTATTTTCCCAGACTAAAATTGATACTTTATTTGGATTATCTAATGAAAGATTTATTTTTGATGCTGTAGATCATCGTTTCAAGTTTTCTTTACTGACTTTTGAGAAAGGTAGAGTAACTAATACATTTCCTGCTGCTTTTCGCATTAATCCGCGTGAAGCAATTAGAGTAGAACAGTTAGAAAAATTTTTCAAAAATAAAGATGAACAAGTTCATATTTCAGTTCCACTAGTTTGGCGTTTATCTCCTGACTCACTATCAGTTATGGAGTTTAAAAACGAGTCAGACATCCGCATTGCGGAGAAAATGCTCAAGTTTCCCTTGTTGGGGGAAAGGATTGATGGTAAGTGGAATCTGCGGTTATCTGCGGAATTTCACATGACTAATGATAGTCATTTATTTAATCAGCAACCAGGAAAGGGACGATTACCACTTTATGAAGGTAAGATGATTCATCAGTTTACTCACCAATTTGCTGAACCGAGATATTGGGTAGATGAACAGGAAGCAAGGAAAGCTTTATTAGGAAGAAATGAGAGTGATAAAGGTCAAAAGTTCGATTATCAATTCTATCGGCTTGCTTTTAGGTCAGTGGCATCTAGTACAAATGAGCGATCGCTGATTGCGAGTATTATACCTAAATCAGTATTTTGTGGAAACTCACTTTTAATATCATTGAGGTTTTCAGAAGATAATCAAATCAGCCTGAATAACTTAGAGATGCTATTTAGTGCAGCAGTATTCAATAGTTATGTAATTGATTACTATTTGCGCCAGAAGGTAACTACTAACCTCAATATGTTCTTTGTTTACCAGTTACCTGTCCCACGCCTAACAGAAGCCGATCGCTATTTCTGCGACATCGTACAACGCGCCGCCAAACTCATCTGCACCACTCCAGAATTTGACGAACTCGCGCAAGAAGTCGGACTCGGTTCCCACAAAAACGGCGTTACCGACGAAAGCACTCGCGCTAAACTCCGCGCCGAACTCGACGGAATCATAGCGCACCTGTACGGCTTCACCGAAGCAGAATTTACTTACATTCTCAGCACATTTCCCATCGTTCCAGAACAAGTCAAACAGGATGCATTAGCAGCGTATCGCACCTTTGCACCCCTGTCTGGCGATGCAGAAATTGTGACATTAATTCAGCCGCAAAGAACACAAGAGTTTCACAAGCCGTCATGA
- a CDS encoding CoA-acylating methylmalonate-semialdehyde dehydrogenase, which translates to MATTITLPNYINGEWCASNATEFLDVINPATTEVLAKVPLSTASEVNQATEVAATAFVTWRRTPPTERVQYLFKLKNLLEENFEDLARTITQECGKTLAESKGEMRRAIENVEVACGIPMMMQGTNLEDIARGIDEIMIRQPLGVCAVIGPFNFPGMIPFWFMPYAIACGNTYIVKPSEKVPLTMQKIFQLLDKTGLPKGVVNLVNGAKQAVDAILDHPQIRAISFVGSTPVAKYIYSRAAANGKRVQCQGGAKNPIIVLPDADMEMTRRIAADSAFGCAGQRCLAASIAVTVGEARHTFTEAIAETAKKRVVGNGLEQGVEMGPVISAQSKERIEELIQKGADCGANLLVDGRKSNILGHEKGYFVRPTILQNVDPASEIAKTEIFGPVLSLMHVNTIDEAIALVNSSQYGNMACLFTTSGAAARKFRYEAEAGNIGINIGVAAPMAFFPFSGWKESFFGDLHGQGNHAVEFFTQTKVVVERWPSEWSRQF; encoded by the coding sequence ATGGCAACAACTATCACATTACCTAATTACATCAACGGTGAATGGTGTGCATCTAATGCTACAGAGTTTCTCGATGTAATTAACCCAGCGACGACAGAAGTACTGGCAAAAGTCCCGCTATCAACTGCATCAGAGGTTAATCAAGCCACAGAAGTCGCCGCCACAGCTTTTGTTACATGGCGACGGACTCCACCTACGGAACGGGTACAGTATTTATTTAAACTCAAGAATTTATTAGAAGAAAACTTTGAAGATTTAGCCCGTACTATAACCCAAGAATGCGGAAAGACTTTGGCTGAGTCGAAGGGTGAAATGCGCCGCGCCATTGAAAATGTCGAAGTCGCTTGCGGTATTCCCATGATGATGCAGGGGACAAACCTGGAAGATATCGCCCGGGGAATTGATGAGATCATGATTCGCCAACCACTGGGAGTATGTGCGGTGATTGGCCCCTTTAACTTTCCGGGGATGATTCCATTTTGGTTTATGCCTTATGCGATCGCTTGCGGTAATACTTACATTGTTAAGCCTTCAGAAAAAGTGCCACTGACAATGCAAAAAATCTTCCAGTTATTAGACAAAACTGGTTTACCTAAAGGTGTAGTCAATCTCGTGAATGGGGCGAAGCAAGCTGTAGATGCAATTTTGGATCATCCCCAAATTCGGGCAATTAGTTTTGTTGGTTCTACACCCGTAGCAAAGTATATTTATAGTCGGGCAGCAGCAAACGGCAAGCGTGTCCAATGCCAAGGCGGCGCGAAGAATCCGATTATTGTCTTGCCTGATGCAGATATGGAAATGACAAGACGCATTGCTGCTGATAGTGCCTTTGGTTGTGCAGGACAACGTTGTTTAGCAGCATCGATCGCTGTCACAGTCGGGGAAGCACGACACACTTTTACAGAAGCGATCGCGGAAACTGCCAAAAAGCGGGTGGTAGGTAATGGTTTAGAACAGGGTGTAGAGATGGGGCCAGTGATTTCTGCCCAAAGCAAAGAACGAATTGAGGAATTAATTCAAAAAGGCGCAGACTGTGGCGCAAATTTGTTAGTAGATGGACGAAAATCAAATATTTTGGGGCATGAGAAAGGGTATTTTGTCCGTCCGACAATTTTGCAAAACGTCGATCCGGCGAGTGAAATAGCTAAAACCGAAATTTTTGGGCCAGTACTGAGTTTAATGCATGTGAATACTATTGATGAAGCGATCGCTCTCGTCAACAGTAGTCAATACGGTAACATGGCTTGTTTGTTTACTACCAGTGGCGCAGCCGCACGGAAGTTTCGCTATGAAGCAGAAGCTGGGAATATCGGTATCAACATCGGCGTTGCGGCACCGATGGCATTTTTCCCCTTTAGTGGTTGGAAAGAAAGCTTTTTTGGTGATTTACACGGTCAAGGTAATCATGCAGTTGAGTTTTTTACGCAAACGAAAGTCGTGGTTGAACGCTGGCCGAGTGAATGGTCACGTCAGTTTTGA
- a CDS encoding ROK family protein produces MENTEQFRTLSVDIGGSGVKAIVLDITGNPLTQRSRLETPQPAKPLSVISAIATLASTQGEFDRVSVGFPGVVRNGVTQTAVNLDADWIGFDLAGVLSQRLGKPVRVVNDADMQGLGAIQGKGVEMVITLGTGFGSALFVDGKLVPNLEMGHHPFRKGETYEQQLGRAALEKVGNDKWNRRLLKAIATVQHLFNYDYLYIGGGEATRIKIQLPTNVKIIPNITGLLGGIALWRD; encoded by the coding sequence ATGGAAAACACAGAGCAATTCCGGACTTTATCGGTTGATATTGGTGGTAGTGGTGTCAAAGCAATTGTTTTAGATATTACAGGCAATCCTTTGACTCAAAGGTCGCGTTTAGAAACACCCCAACCTGCCAAACCATTATCTGTTATTAGTGCGATCGCAACTTTAGCTTCTACTCAAGGTGAATTTGATCGGGTTTCGGTGGGTTTTCCTGGTGTGGTACGCAATGGTGTCACCCAAACTGCTGTCAATTTAGATGCAGATTGGATTGGCTTTGATTTGGCTGGTGTGTTATCACAACGCTTGGGTAAACCTGTGCGAGTTGTTAACGACGCCGATATGCAAGGTTTGGGAGCAATCCAAGGTAAAGGTGTAGAGATGGTGATTACTTTGGGTACTGGGTTTGGTTCAGCTTTATTTGTGGATGGGAAATTAGTGCCAAATTTGGAAATGGGACATCATCCTTTCCGTAAAGGCGAAACCTACGAACAACAGCTAGGAAGAGCAGCTTTAGAAAAAGTCGGGAATGACAAATGGAACAGGCGTTTACTTAAGGCGATCGCAACTGTGCAACATCTATTTAATTATGATTATCTGTATATCGGTGGCGGTGAAGCCACTAGGATCAAAATTCAGTTGCCGACAAATGTAAAAATTATTCCTAACATTACTGGTTTATTGGGTGGAATTGCTTTGTGGCGCGATTAA
- a CDS encoding AAA-like domain-containing protein: MTIDEVILLLKATLPNALTPLQELVLRSSWEGKTYTNIASEAHYGEERVRKVASHLWQLMSDFWKEPINKLNFRPTLEPRPLSRMQHQLIREYNRAATAISLEFPAGPVSLDSRFYIPRPPIEELAYTEIAEPGSVICIKAPKKMGKSSLVLRILAHATNLGYKTVSLDFQQADKAVFVNLDKFLRWFCANLSRELQLEPKLNEFWDKDMGNKISCSLYVQTYLLQSIKTPLVLVLNEVDWVFEYPEIASEFLPLLRSWYEQAKRVEIWQKLRMVMVCSTEIFLPLKVTQSPFNIGLPLRLPPFTKEQVQNLAQCHGLDWTDNFDADKLMAMIGGHPYLVRLVLYHLIGKGGLENDLGQILQQAPTDTGIYRDYLNQYMLMLQQETQLANAFREVVTAIEPVKIEPILAYQLHSIGLVKLEGDRVSVACELFRLYFQEKLNTSNSNNSWRVAELEKENQQLRILSSLDELTQLANRRYFYTYLQLEWQRSMRERTPLSMILCDIDYFKIYNKTYGNNAGDLCLQQIAYTIRESIKHFLVNNHLSYVSTALGAENSRNLNMRHENNSLLVARYGGEEFAILLDVDAVTAVYIAEKIREQVKALAITCEYPGIGGLPANVLTVSLGVASMIPEGESEPEILVNTAEKALYQAKRKGRDRVILS; the protein is encoded by the coding sequence ATGACTATAGATGAAGTAATACTTCTATTAAAAGCAACCTTACCCAATGCATTGACTCCACTCCAAGAATTAGTATTACGTTCTTCTTGGGAAGGAAAAACTTACACTAACATAGCGTCAGAAGCACACTACGGAGAAGAGCGAGTTAGGAAAGTTGCTTCTCATCTATGGCAATTAATGAGTGATTTTTGGAAAGAACCGATTAACAAATTAAACTTTCGTCCAACTCTGGAGCCTCGTCCACTCAGTAGAATGCAGCACCAGTTGATTAGAGAATATAATCGTGCTGCTACAGCAATATCCTTAGAATTCCCAGCAGGGCCAGTATCTCTTGATTCTAGATTTTACATTCCTCGCCCACCAATTGAAGAATTAGCGTACACAGAAATTGCTGAGCCAGGAAGTGTGATCTGCATCAAAGCCCCTAAAAAAATGGGTAAAAGCTCCCTAGTTTTAAGGATTTTGGCTCATGCAACCAATCTTGGCTATAAGACTGTGAGTCTGGACTTTCAACAAGCAGATAAAGCAGTATTTGTCAATCTTGATAAATTTTTGCGCTGGTTTTGTGCCAATCTCAGTAGAGAGTTACAGCTAGAACCGAAACTCAACGAGTTTTGGGATAAAGATATGGGCAATAAAATTAGCTGTTCTTTGTATGTTCAGACATACTTGCTACAGTCAATCAAAACTCCCCTGGTTTTGGTATTGAATGAAGTAGATTGGGTATTTGAGTATCCAGAAATTGCCTCAGAATTTTTACCATTATTGCGTTCTTGGTATGAACAAGCAAAACGAGTGGAGATTTGGCAAAAACTCCGCATGGTAATGGTTTGCTCTACAGAAATTTTTTTGCCTTTGAAGGTAACTCAATCTCCATTTAATATTGGTTTACCATTGCGGTTGCCACCGTTTACAAAAGAGCAAGTGCAGAATTTAGCCCAGTGTCACGGATTAGACTGGACAGATAACTTTGATGCTGACAAATTAATGGCGATGATAGGTGGACATCCTTACTTAGTCAGGTTGGTATTGTATCATCTGATCGGTAAGGGGGGCTTAGAAAACGATTTAGGACAGATATTACAACAAGCACCCACAGACACAGGAATTTATAGAGACTATTTGAATCAGTACATGCTGATGCTGCAACAGGAAACACAACTAGCAAATGCATTTCGTGAAGTAGTTACAGCTATAGAGCCTGTAAAAATAGAACCAATACTGGCATATCAATTACATAGTATTGGGCTTGTGAAATTAGAAGGCGATCGCGTTAGTGTAGCATGTGAATTATTTCGCCTATATTTTCAAGAAAAACTCAATACAAGTAATAGTAACAATAGTTGGCGTGTGGCAGAATTGGAAAAAGAAAACCAACAATTACGTATTCTTTCTAGTTTAGATGAATTAACGCAGTTAGCTAATCGCCGTTATTTTTATACTTATTTGCAACTGGAATGGCAACGTTCAATGCGCGAACGTACTCCCTTATCAATGATTTTATGTGATATAGATTATTTCAAAATTTATAATAAAACCTACGGAAATAACGCCGGAGATCTTTGTTTGCAGCAAATTGCTTATACTATCCGTGAGAGTATTAAGCATTTTTTGGTAAATAATCATCTTTCCTATGTCAGCACAGCTTTAGGTGCGGAAAATTCTCGCAATCTGAATATGAGACATGAAAATAACTCATTATTAGTGGCTCGTTATGGGGGAGAAGAATTTGCAATTTTGCTGGATGTGGATGCAGTTACTGCTGTATACATTGCGGAAAAGATTCGCGAACAAGTCAAAGCTTTAGCAATTACCTGCGAGTATCCTGGTATTGGTGGTTTGCCAGCTAACGTTTTAACTGTGAGCTTAGGTGTTGCTAGCATGATTCCTGAAGGGGAAAGCGAACCTGAGATTTTAGTTAATACAGCAGAAAAAGCACTTTACCAAGCCAAAAGAAAGGGACGCGATCGCGTTATTCTCAGTTAA